One window of Lacerta agilis isolate rLacAgi1 chromosome 14, rLacAgi1.pri, whole genome shotgun sequence genomic DNA carries:
- the LOC117057967 gene encoding B-cell antigen receptor complex-associated protein beta chain-like: protein MTDRNDPVVELRARAVVSETPTRIRFIAARWGSQVSFRCISSSPANWYKETEKGKHQEMVNTSRVQVLRNESMVLMHIRKIQLTDNGIYFCENNKTQNSRQQCCGTELRVMGISTFQQVQSRNTLKDAIIVIQSLLIVLFVSVPVFLTMGKGDGKDAPAEDHTYEGLMVELADTYEDICTYQDRVTDKWNLGESPGEE from the exons ATGACAGACCGCAAtgacccagtggtggagcttcgtGCACGTGCTGTAGTTTCTGAGACGCCGACGCGTATACGCTTCATCGCTGCCCGGTGGGGCAGCCAGGTGTCCTTCAGGTGCATTTCCAGCTCTCCAGCAAATTGGTACAAAGAGACAGAGAAGGGCAAGCATCAGGAGATGGTGAACACTTCCAGAGTCCAGGTGTTGAGGAACGAATCGATGGTCCTGATGCACATCCGAAAAATCCAGCTCACCGACAATGGCATCTACTTCTGTGAGAACAACAAGACACAAAATAGTCGGCAGCAGTGCTGCGGCACTGAATTGCGAGTCATGG GTATCAGCACATTTCAGCAAGTGCAGAGTCGAAACACCCTGAAAGATGCCATCATCGTGATCCAGTCCCTTCTTATTGTCCTGTTTGTGAGTGTCCCTGTGTTTCTAACTATGGGGAAG GGTGATGGCAAGGATGCACCGGCTGAGGACCACACTTACGAG GGGTTGATGGTTGAACTAGCTGATACATATGAAGACATTTGTACTTACCAGGACAGAGTAACAGACAAGTGGAATCTGGGAGAGAGTCCAGGCGAGGAGTGA